In Deferribacter desulfuricans SSM1, the following are encoded in one genomic region:
- a CDS encoding lipopolysaccharide biosynthesis protein, with protein MNLAYKILNSSLFKASGIYTIVSIINAVIPFFLLPVLTRYLSPEDYGIVAMFSLIVSIIGVFTGLSVHGAINRVYFEKDINFKEYVANCIFILFGSSVLTFLIVFFIRDFISNISGVPENWILIAVYVSFFQFLILSNLVIYQVRMKAKEYSFIQIGRSLLNVILTIFLVVIIGLKWEGRLSAQILATFIFGIFSFIILHKSWTEWKINKYYIKHALKFGVPLIPHTIGGMLIVATDRFVIMNTLGLKEAGIYTVGLQIGMIIQLFTDAFNKAYVPWLFEKLNQNDYKAKIKIVKFTYFYFVAIILFALVVGLLAPFLIKILVGKSFYESSSVVLWIALGGAFKGMYYMVTNYIFYSYKTYILTWITLFCGLINIPITFSLTKNFGIIGAGMSYSLVLFLFFILTFIISIKVYKMPWMLLFIRLRR; from the coding sequence ATGAATTTAGCTTATAAAATTCTCAACTCTTCTCTATTTAAGGCTTCCGGTATTTATACAATTGTATCTATTATAAATGCCGTTATTCCGTTTTTCCTTTTACCGGTTTTGACAAGATATCTTTCTCCGGAAGACTATGGAATTGTTGCTATGTTTTCATTGATTGTTTCTATCATTGGAGTTTTTACCGGACTAAGTGTTCATGGAGCCATAAACAGGGTATATTTTGAGAAAGATATAAATTTCAAGGAGTATGTAGCAAATTGTATATTTATACTCTTTGGTAGTTCTGTTTTAACATTTTTAATTGTTTTTTTTATAAGGGATTTTATATCAAATATTTCCGGTGTTCCTGAAAATTGGATTTTAATAGCAGTTTACGTATCTTTTTTTCAATTTTTGATTTTATCCAATTTAGTAATTTATCAAGTAAGAATGAAAGCCAAAGAATATAGTTTTATTCAAATAGGACGAAGTTTATTAAATGTTATACTTACAATATTTCTGGTTGTAATAATTGGACTAAAATGGGAAGGAAGATTATCAGCTCAAATATTAGCTACTTTTATTTTTGGAATTTTTTCGTTTATAATACTACATAAGTCTTGGACTGAGTGGAAAATCAATAAATATTATATTAAACATGCTTTAAAGTTTGGGGTACCTTTAATTCCCCACACGATAGGTGGAATGTTAATAGTAGCGACAGATAGATTTGTAATTATGAATACGTTAGGATTGAAAGAAGCTGGTATCTATACGGTGGGGCTTCAAATAGGTATGATTATACAACTTTTTACAGATGCTTTTAACAAAGCTTATGTTCCATGGCTTTTTGAGAAATTAAATCAGAATGATTATAAAGCGAAAATTAAAATAGTCAAATTTACTTATTTTTATTTTGTGGCTATTATTTTGTTTGCTTTAGTTGTTGGCTTACTGGCTCCTTTTTTGATTAAGATTTTAGTTGGAAAGTCTTTTTATGAGTCTTCATCCGTTGTTTTATGGATAGCGTTAGGAGGAGCGTTTAAGGGAATGTATTATATGGTTACGAATTACATATTTTATTCATATAAGACGTATATTCTTACTTGGATAACACTTTTTTGTGGATTGATAAATATACCTATAACTTTTTCTCTTACAAAAAATTTTGGTATTATAGGAGCCGGCATGTCTTATAGTTTAGTACTTTTTTTATTTTTTATATTAACTTTTATTATTTCTATTAAGGTTTATAAAATGCCGTGGATGTTGTTATTTATTAGATTGCGTAGATGA